From Myxococcota bacterium, one genomic window encodes:
- a CDS encoding succinate dehydrogenase/fumarate reductase iron-sulfur subunit, whose protein sequence is MSGLRNYTLRVWRQKNANTKGAFVNYDASQISPDMSLLEMLDVVNDRLISDGKEPIAFESDCREGICGACSMVINGIAHGKERGTTACQLHMRHFADGESITLEPWRARAFPPIKDLVVDRSAFDRIQQAGGYISVNTGSAPDAHAILVHKDDADKAFDAAACIGCGACVAACKNASAMLFVGAKISQLAHLPQGDPERKQRAQAMIMQMDAEGFGSCTNTLECEAVCPKEISTRVIAEMNWEFMRSA, encoded by the coding sequence ATGAGTGGCCTTCGCAACTACACGCTGCGGGTGTGGCGTCAGAAAAATGCCAACACCAAAGGTGCTTTTGTTAATTATGACGCCTCGCAGATTTCTCCAGACATGTCCCTTTTGGAAATGCTGGATGTGGTGAACGACCGGCTTATATCAGACGGCAAAGAACCCATCGCGTTTGAATCCGATTGCCGGGAAGGCATCTGCGGCGCTTGTTCCATGGTAATCAACGGCATTGCGCACGGCAAAGAGCGTGGCACCACGGCCTGTCAACTTCACATGCGCCATTTCGCAGACGGTGAAAGTATTACACTGGAGCCTTGGCGCGCGCGGGCCTTTCCTCCGATTAAAGATTTGGTGGTCGACCGCAGCGCTTTCGACCGCATCCAACAAGCTGGCGGCTATATTTCCGTCAATACCGGATCCGCGCCAGACGCTCATGCAATTTTGGTGCACAAAGATGACGCCGATAAAGCCTTTGATGCGGCAGCTTGCATTGGTTGCGGCGCTTGTGTTGCGGCATGTAAAAATGCCTCCGCCATGCTTTTCGTTGGCGCAAAAATATCGCAGCTGGCGCATTTGCCCCAAGGAGATCCAGAGCGCAAACAACGTGCTCAGGCCATGATCATGCAAATGGACGCCGAAGGCTTTGGCTCATGCACCAATACACTAGAGTGTGAGGCTGTTTGTCCAAAAGAAATCAGCACGCGCGTAATTGCTGAAATGAATTGGGAATTCATGCGGTCTGCATAA